A portion of the Francisella uliginis genome contains these proteins:
- a CDS encoding YbgA family protein, with amino-acid sequence MSKISIGVSSCLVGNNVRYNGGNCHKSYITGVYANYFDYKVVCPEVAAGLGVPRPTLFLVEDIEKDILAVKTNKTHVDVTDKLKQAVDKLVSNLGTVYGFILKAKSPSCGVATARVFDESHGYTGKKADGLFARALKQYDPLLPIEDDGKLTDKTLRDHFLRKVFCYYDLRTTFMACSNITEMMEYHSKHKILLRMHNNKVKKVLGHMLSEAGNRADINELKQKYVELFMQAIASPAKRGAHYMALQNVLREINKKLSKSQRQYLQEILNKYKDCKVSWDVPVSIIKMYLLEIELPYLNKQSYLNPYPEELII; translated from the coding sequence ATGAGTAAAATATCTATAGGTGTAAGTAGCTGTTTAGTTGGCAATAATGTTCGTTATAATGGCGGAAATTGCCATAAATCATATATTACAGGAGTATATGCAAATTATTTTGATTACAAAGTAGTTTGTCCAGAAGTTGCTGCAGGATTAGGTGTGCCAAGGCCAACACTATTTTTAGTTGAAGATATAGAAAAAGATATTTTAGCTGTTAAAACTAATAAAACTCATGTTGATGTCACAGATAAACTTAAACAAGCAGTTGATAAATTAGTATCAAATTTAGGTACTGTCTATGGTTTTATTTTAAAAGCTAAGTCACCAAGCTGTGGAGTAGCAACTGCTAGAGTGTTTGATGAGAGTCATGGTTATACTGGTAAAAAAGCAGATGGCTTGTTTGCTAGAGCTCTTAAGCAGTATGATCCACTCTTACCAATAGAGGATGATGGTAAGCTTACAGATAAGACACTAAGGGACCATTTTCTACGTAAAGTATTTTGCTATTATGATTTAAGAACTACTTTTATGGCTTGTTCAAACATTACTGAAATGATGGAATATCATTCAAAGCATAAAATTTTACTGCGGATGCATAATAATAAAGTAAAAAAAGTTTTAGGTCATATGCTTTCTGAAGCTGGCAATAGAGCTGATATAAATGAACTTAAGCAAAAATATGTAGAGTTATTTATGCAAGCAATAGCATCTCCAGCTAAAAGAGGGGCTCATTATATGGCGTTGCAGAATGTTTTACGTGAGATAAATAAAAAACTTTCTAAATCTCAACGTCAATACCTCCAAGAGATATTAAACAAATACAAAGATTGTAAGGTTTCGTGGGATGTTCCTGTTAGTATTATAAAAATGTATCTTTTAGAAATTGAGTTACCTTACTTAAATAAGCAAAGCTATCTAAATCCTTATCCGGAAGAACTTATAATTTAA
- a CDS encoding MarC family protein, protein MNFYTIFVTIFLLTDGIGNIPIFLSILRKYNSIDQRKIIIREMIIAFLILSLFFFCGKTILSLMNISVAAVQVSGGVILFIMALKMIYPTNENMKQEDDSDPFIVPLATPLMAGPSSIAMVMIIAQHNSIGALLSWLSISLACFSTLLILLIAPFLKRILGNRGMKAVERLMGMILTIIGTQMIITGILQAIK, encoded by the coding sequence ATGAACTTTTATACGATATTTGTAACAATATTTCTATTAACAGATGGGATTGGAAATATTCCTATATTTTTAAGTATACTTAGAAAATACAATAGTATTGATCAAAGAAAGATAATTATCAGAGAAATGATAATTGCTTTTCTTATACTTAGTTTGTTCTTTTTTTGTGGCAAAACTATTTTAAGCTTGATGAATATCTCAGTTGCAGCGGTACAAGTTTCAGGTGGTGTGATTTTATTTATTATGGCATTAAAAATGATATACCCTACTAATGAAAATATGAAGCAAGAAGATGACTCTGATCCTTTTATTGTACCATTAGCAACACCATTGATGGCTGGCCCTTCAAGTATTGCAATGGTAATGATCATAGCTCAGCATAACTCTATAGGCGCACTATTAAGTTGGTTATCAATAAGCTTAGCTTGCTTTTCTACGTTACTAATTCTTTTAATTGCTCCTTTTCTAAAACGCATTTTAGGAAATAGAGGCATGAAAGCGGTTGAAAGACTTATGGGAATGATACTAACAATTATTGGCACACAAATGATAATTACTGGTATTCTTCAAGCAATAAAATAA
- a CDS encoding ATP-grasp domain-containing protein — MAIKTTNSISEKIWGKKAIHIPNTTDIYGADLVSSFVDKYVTRTLCLLAKDHKIVLPKKTQDEVEKIVSYFNKIGLGYINMDNFIFLHNEHYRFSTIVMNYADQISEFSDPEYTSLVPFTSATAVELLGIKYKKDYGLSEALSQFLNDKSFLRQMLHDKGILVPSVNIISTVSDEDYVKKALKIYRKYENKGIYECAVIMPRACSGYGIHRFQSEKELREILKLMRRVEIFMIDPWLDNLGSPAFQVSIADKKEDDICLGLSDQMLDGQTHLGNKYKSEFSDEPAVIEMCDEVTEILRDMGVRGIVGVDLLIRKIDGKIVPYILEVNARQTGAIYAGFLAYELRNGEEKPWVGHNNVVVPKGSSIEDYHEYLKSKDIDYTYGDNEGVIITCIGNLELNHKVMILVIADTDDRLNEILDIATSFE; from the coding sequence ATGGCAATAAAAACAACAAACTCTATTTCTGAAAAAATTTGGGGCAAAAAAGCTATTCATATACCTAATACGACAGATATATATGGTGCAGATTTAGTTAGCTCTTTTGTGGATAAATATGTTACGCGTACATTATGCTTACTTGCGAAAGATCATAAAATAGTTTTACCTAAGAAAACCCAAGATGAAGTAGAAAAAATAGTTTCTTACTTTAATAAGATTGGCCTTGGTTATATAAATATGGATAACTTCATATTTTTACATAATGAGCACTATAGATTTTCAACAATTGTTATGAATTATGCTGATCAGATTTCAGAGTTTAGTGATCCTGAGTATACAAGTCTTGTACCTTTTACTTCAGCTACTGCAGTTGAATTACTAGGTATTAAATATAAGAAAGATTACGGATTGTCAGAAGCTCTTTCGCAATTTTTAAATGATAAGTCTTTCTTGAGACAAATGTTACATGATAAAGGTATCTTAGTTCCTAGTGTAAATATTATTTCTACAGTTTCTGATGAGGATTATGTTAAAAAAGCATTGAAAATATATCGTAAGTACGAAAATAAAGGTATATATGAATGTGCTGTAATTATGCCTAGAGCTTGTTCAGGATATGGTATTCATCGTTTTCAAAGTGAAAAAGAGTTACGAGAAATTCTAAAACTTATGCGAAGAGTAGAAATATTCATGATTGATCCATGGTTAGATAATCTTGGATCTCCTGCTTTTCAAGTTAGTATCGCGGATAAGAAAGAAGACGATATTTGCTTAGGACTTAGTGATCAAATGCTAGATGGCCAGACTCATTTAGGAAACAAATATAAGTCCGAATTTAGTGATGAGCCGGCTGTTATTGAAATGTGTGATGAGGTGACAGAGATCCTACGTGATATGGGCGTTAGAGGAATTGTAGGAGTTGATCTTTTGATACGTAAGATAGATGGCAAAATAGTCCCATATATTTTAGAGGTTAATGCTAGGCAGACTGGAGCAATATATGCAGGATTCTTAGCTTATGAACTACGTAATGGAGAAGAAAAACCATGGGTTGGGCATAATAATGTAGTTGTACCCAAAGGTTCAAGTATAGAGGATTATCATGAGTATTTAAAATCAAAAGATATAGATTATACTTATGGTGATAATGAAGGAGTTATTATAACTTGTATAGGAAACCTTGAATTAAACCATAAGGTAATGATTTTAGTTATTGCTGATACGGATGACCGTTTAAATGAAATTCTTGATATAGCAACTTCTTTTGAATAA
- a CDS encoding sensor histidine kinase, with the protein MFMKNKKEGSILSFLVVSFASFFAVFMLVISIFSFYQVKHQNDALFDYQLKSAAQLIETVLKVYPLERDKFATNMIANKISSSFLDIKNHNESAGFIVYDPKHKRLLLKTSNLPIFHKDYQNIASKTGFDWFYSSASGKQRHWYTYTLKTDSGKIITIFASNDVKDKVSRQIIFKFAILLASTYIILIAFIYYILKTALHPLERINKRVAKINPRKNEKLDEDIIPYEIKSLVEQINSLIEKFHEILEREERFSGDAAHELKTPIAGVKTLVEIALASDNIEEIKQKLVKIKSSTNRYSHIIDQLLTLSRIQPNEQITFGKKLMINKTLETFIADSAIKAIEKDIEVSFFPCKDQIYCYSNDYLLGILFKNLISNAIKYTPNGGNIEIHSYQEGNVITVDIKDSGIGVPPENIDRIFDRFYRETGTGEEGSGLGLAIVTEIVRLHHGKIYAKNNANQKGLTVTVKIPTDYNSDSQR; encoded by the coding sequence ATGTTTATGAAAAATAAGAAAGAAGGCTCAATTCTAAGTTTTTTAGTAGTTTCTTTCGCAAGTTTTTTTGCTGTGTTTATGCTTGTAATATCGATATTTAGCTTTTATCAAGTTAAACATCAAAATGATGCTCTTTTTGACTATCAATTAAAATCTGCAGCTCAACTTATCGAAACAGTCCTAAAAGTATACCCTTTAGAACGTGATAAATTTGCTACAAACATGATTGCTAATAAAATATCTTCTTCATTTCTAGACATTAAAAACCATAATGAAAGTGCTGGATTTATTGTTTATGATCCTAAGCATAAGAGGTTATTATTAAAAACCTCTAATCTTCCCATTTTCCACAAGGATTATCAAAATATAGCCTCAAAAACTGGCTTTGACTGGTTTTACAGTAGTGCATCTGGGAAACAAAGACACTGGTATACCTACACGCTAAAAACAGACAGTGGCAAAATTATAACAATATTTGCAAGCAATGATGTTAAAGACAAAGTTTCTAGGCAAATAATTTTTAAATTTGCAATACTATTAGCTTCAACCTACATCATTTTAATCGCCTTCATATATTATATTTTAAAAACTGCCCTTCACCCTCTTGAACGTATAAACAAACGTGTTGCAAAAATAAATCCTCGTAAAAATGAAAAACTTGATGAAGATATTATTCCCTATGAAATAAAATCTTTAGTTGAGCAAATAAACTCTCTTATTGAAAAATTCCATGAAATATTAGAAAGAGAAGAACGTTTCTCTGGTGATGCAGCTCATGAACTAAAAACTCCTATTGCTGGAGTCAAAACACTAGTTGAAATTGCACTTGCTTCAGATAATATTGAAGAAATTAAACAAAAATTAGTAAAAATTAAAAGCTCAACAAATAGATATTCACATATTATTGACCAACTATTAACATTAAGTCGAATTCAACCAAATGAACAAATCACATTTGGAAAAAAACTAATGATCAATAAAACCCTTGAAACATTTATTGCAGATAGTGCTATCAAAGCAATTGAAAAAGATATTGAAGTTTCATTCTTTCCATGTAAGGATCAAATTTATTGCTACAGTAATGACTATTTGCTTGGAATACTATTTAAAAACCTAATTTCAAATGCTATAAAATATACTCCAAACGGAGGAAATATTGAGATACATTCTTATCAAGAGGGTAATGTCATAACTGTTGATATAAAAGATAGTGGCATAGGTGTTCCTCCAGAAAATATTGACCGCATTTTTGATAGATTCTATCGTGAAACTGGAACTGGTGAAGAAGGTAGTGGACTAGGTTTGGCAATAGTTACAGAAATAGTAAGACTCCACCATGGTAAAATTTATGCTAAAAATAATGCTAACCAAAAAGGACTTACTGTAACTGTAAAAATACCTACAGATTACAATTCTGATAGCCAACGGTAG
- a CDS encoding TIGR01777 family oxidoreductase, which yields MKILIAGGSGFVGRELSKYLSVKYDLTLLTRSEKRNLGNYHNMITWSNLTKENIANYDIVINLCGYNIGEKRWSKTVKEKILASRIEPTSKLVELIGDKNIWLMNASAIGYYNFSKLIQDEDNHNREYDNLTFGQEVVDKWEKCVVSSKLQRYTIFRFGVVIGNGGALHKMTMSAKFGFMTMLGNGHNYMSWVSIYDLCRAFEFAIDNKFDNKEIFNLTSPNVCQHQVLIKLLRKYLAKKYIFKMPTFAVKLLFGQMGEELLLSSQNIKPNKLLSKGFVFEDLKMQKALERYF from the coding sequence ATGAAAATATTAATAGCAGGAGGTTCAGGATTTGTTGGTAGAGAGTTATCTAAGTATCTGAGTGTAAAGTATGATTTAACTCTTTTAACCAGGTCAGAAAAAAGAAACCTAGGTAATTATCATAATATGATTACATGGTCTAATCTGACAAAAGAGAATATTGCTAACTATGATATTGTGATAAATTTATGTGGTTATAATATTGGAGAAAAACGCTGGAGTAAGACTGTTAAAGAGAAAATATTAGCAAGTCGTATTGAGCCAACAAGTAAGTTGGTTGAACTTATCGGAGATAAAAATATTTGGCTAATGAATGCTAGTGCTATTGGATACTATAATTTCTCTAAACTAATCCAAGATGAGGATAATCATAATAGAGAATATGATAACTTAACATTTGGTCAAGAGGTTGTTGATAAGTGGGAGAAGTGTGTAGTTAGTTCTAAACTACAAAGATATACAATTTTCCGTTTTGGCGTAGTTATCGGCAATGGCGGAGCTTTACACAAGATGACTATGTCGGCTAAATTTGGTTTTATGACTATGTTAGGAAATGGGCATAACTATATGAGTTGGGTGAGTATTTATGATTTATGTAGAGCTTTTGAATTTGCGATAGATAATAAGTTTGATAATAAGGAAATATTTAATCTTACATCTCCGAATGTATGCCAACATCAAGTACTGATAAAGTTACTAAGAAAGTATTTAGCTAAAAAATATATTTTTAAAATGCCAACTTTTGCCGTTAAACTATTGTTTGGGCAGATGGGTGAAGAGCTATTGCTCTCAAGTCAAAATATAAAGCCAAATAAGCTGCTATCAAAAGGCTTTGTGTTTGAAGATCTAAAAATGCAGAAGGCTTTAGAAAGATATTTTTAA
- a CDS encoding cytochrome ubiquinol oxidase subunit I, which produces MYWVEILSRIQFAFTVSFHILFPAFSIGLSTFLMIFEALWLITKNDKYLSIVKFWTKIFALTFGMGVVSGIVMEFQFGANWAGFAEKVGPVLGSLFTYEVLTAFFIEAGALGIMIFGWGRINKYIHFLANFTIFVGVTLSAFWILSANSWMQTPDGVNYINGRFEVYSWYHVIFNPSVIPRYIHMLLAAYLSTLMVILGVSSYYLIKDKHHSFAKTCVKFSVISILVLSLSQLMVGDDVGREVHENQPLKTAAIEGVWNTQKGAPFVVFAYPSESQEKNLFSIEIPKLASLINTHELDGKLIGLKSVPEKDRPVVAVVFYSFRIMVGIGTLMILIGLAGTTLLARKKVYSAKWFLKLCTLATPLGFVAIITGWFTAEFGRQPWVVYNILRTQYSVSDINFWQVFASLTSIIIVYFIIFGYFYFKYLLRIIKGGPNSPGEERMPYSYFQSVEKNVSEEE; this is translated from the coding sequence ATGTACTGGGTCGAGATTCTATCAAGAATACAATTTGCTTTCACGGTGAGCTTCCATATACTATTTCCAGCCTTTAGTATTGGATTATCGACATTTCTGATGATCTTTGAAGCTCTATGGCTAATAACAAAGAACGATAAATACTTATCCATAGTCAAGTTCTGGACAAAAATATTCGCTCTAACATTTGGTATGGGTGTAGTTTCGGGTATTGTTATGGAGTTTCAGTTTGGTGCCAACTGGGCAGGCTTTGCCGAAAAAGTAGGTCCTGTACTTGGCTCGTTATTTACTTATGAAGTTCTTACAGCATTCTTTATTGAGGCTGGTGCTTTAGGTATAATGATTTTTGGTTGGGGACGAATCAACAAATATATACACTTTCTAGCAAACTTCACTATTTTTGTTGGTGTTACATTATCAGCTTTTTGGATATTGTCAGCAAACTCTTGGATGCAAACTCCAGATGGTGTTAACTACATAAACGGCAGATTTGAGGTTTATAGTTGGTATCACGTGATATTTAACCCATCCGTGATCCCTAGATATATACATATGCTTTTAGCAGCTTATCTGAGTACGCTAATGGTTATACTAGGTGTCAGCTCATACTATCTAATAAAAGATAAGCACCACTCTTTTGCGAAGACTTGTGTTAAGTTTTCAGTAATATCAATACTAGTATTAAGCTTGAGTCAACTTATGGTTGGTGATGATGTTGGTAGAGAGGTACATGAAAATCAACCACTAAAAACTGCCGCTATAGAAGGGGTTTGGAATACTCAAAAAGGAGCTCCTTTTGTAGTTTTTGCATACCCAAGTGAATCTCAAGAGAAGAATCTATTCTCGATAGAAATCCCTAAACTTGCATCTTTAATAAATACCCATGAGCTTGATGGTAAATTAATTGGTTTAAAATCAGTACCTGAAAAAGATAGACCAGTCGTTGCTGTAGTATTTTATAGCTTTAGAATAATGGTTGGTATTGGAACTCTAATGATCTTAATTGGTTTAGCCGGTACAACTTTATTAGCAAGAAAAAAAGTATACTCTGCAAAATGGTTCCTTAAACTTTGTACTTTAGCAACACCATTAGGCTTTGTTGCAATTATTACAGGATGGTTTACCGCAGAATTTGGTAGACAGCCTTGGGTTGTTTACAATATTCTTAGAACACAATATTCTGTAAGTGATATTAATTTCTGGCAAGTTTTTGCATCACTAACATCAATAATAATTGTTTACTTCATTATATTTGGTTACTTTTACTTCAAGTATTTACTCAGAATTATTAAGGGTGGACCAAATTCTCCAGGGGAAGAAAGAATGCCTTACTCATACTTTCAATCTGTTGAAAAAAATGTAAGCGAGGAGGAATAA
- a CDS encoding cytochrome d ubiquinol oxidase subunit II — protein MDLALIWLMIIAFALLLYVILDGFALGMGILFPFLDDHQRDIATSILLPTWDGNQTWLVFALACFYGMFPIAFAYIFPKIYLSAILLVVTILLRGICFEFRLKSSQKGIKNWDRLFFISSFAATFLQGYIVGELIVGFPHNALYDVGFSSVTGITLIFGYALLGATRLILKTEGELFTKAKQFAKNCSKILVIMMLIIGVITPLYIKLPFDNLYKMVILGELLALTLISAFILIKAVEVKNHALPYWLAVAIFIFTYMSMLTLIFPYIIPYKITYLQAQASDTTLLFTLIPAIIMIPLLLLYTGYAYYIFRGKTKEKLHY, from the coding sequence ATGGATTTAGCACTAATTTGGTTAATGATAATTGCGTTCGCTCTACTTTTATATGTCATTTTAGATGGTTTTGCTCTAGGTATGGGAATATTATTTCCTTTTTTAGATGATCATCAAAGGGATATAGCAACTAGTATTTTATTACCTACATGGGATGGTAACCAAACATGGTTAGTTTTTGCTCTAGCATGCTTTTATGGTATGTTCCCGATTGCCTTTGCATATATCTTTCCAAAAATATATTTATCGGCAATTTTGCTTGTAGTTACGATACTCCTAAGAGGAATATGCTTCGAGTTTAGACTAAAATCTTCACAAAAAGGTATCAAAAACTGGGATCGTCTATTTTTCATATCTTCTTTTGCAGCTACTTTCCTACAAGGTTATATCGTTGGTGAGCTAATAGTTGGATTTCCTCATAATGCTTTATATGATGTTGGTTTTTCTTCTGTAACAGGAATTACTTTAATTTTTGGTTATGCTCTATTAGGAGCTACGCGCTTAATACTAAAAACTGAAGGCGAGCTATTTACAAAAGCAAAACAGTTTGCTAAAAACTGCTCTAAAATTCTAGTTATTATGATGCTTATAATTGGAGTAATTACGCCATTATACATTAAACTTCCTTTTGATAATCTTTATAAAATGGTAATTTTAGGAGAGCTACTTGCACTTACTCTAATAAGCGCATTTATATTAATAAAAGCTGTTGAGGTGAAAAACCATGCTTTACCTTACTGGTTAGCAGTTGCTATCTTTATATTTACTTATATGAGCATGTTGACTCTTATCTTCCCTTATATAATCCCTTATAAGATAACTTACTTACAAGCTCAAGCTAGCGATACAACTTTATTATTCACACTAATACCAGCTATTATAATGATACCGTTGCTATTGCTATATACTGGTTATGCTTACTATATATTCAGAGGGAAAACGAAAGAAAAATTACATTACTAA
- a CDS encoding type IV pilus twitching motility protein PilT — MIRKLLTICVQKKASDLHLSSGCRAKYRIDGDLIDIESAPVLNDKMISQMLLEIMTDDQKEELVDTYECDFSIDDKENDARFRVNAFFHNRGYGAVFRRLENKIPTLDQFGAPRILKEVQAKKGGLILVTGPTGSGKSSTLAALVNEINQKEDSHILTIEDPVEFVHVSQRALVNQREVKRDTKSFNAALKSALREDPDCILVGEMRDLETIRLALEAAETGHLVLGTLHTMSAIKTVDRVISVFPPAEQELVRNMLAESLQIVISQRLLKRKGGGRVASYEVLISNSGIRNMIKENKLSQIYTALQTGTSKGMSTMEHSIENLLKAGTITPEEAAKYIVVR; from the coding sequence ATGATAAGAAAACTACTAACTATTTGTGTGCAAAAGAAAGCATCGGACTTACATTTATCTTCTGGCTGCAGGGCTAAATATAGAATAGATGGTGATTTGATTGATATAGAATCAGCTCCAGTTTTGAATGATAAAATGATTTCTCAAATGCTTTTAGAAATAATGACAGATGATCAAAAAGAAGAGTTAGTCGACACTTATGAGTGTGATTTTTCTATTGATGATAAAGAAAATGATGCCAGATTTAGGGTTAATGCATTTTTTCACAATAGAGGATATGGAGCAGTCTTTCGTCGCTTAGAAAATAAAATTCCAACACTTGATCAATTTGGAGCTCCTAGGATTCTTAAGGAAGTGCAAGCTAAAAAAGGTGGTTTAATACTTGTAACAGGTCCTACTGGTTCAGGTAAAAGTAGTACTTTAGCCGCATTAGTTAATGAGATAAATCAAAAAGAGGACTCTCATATTTTAACTATTGAGGATCCAGTTGAATTTGTTCATGTTAGCCAAAGAGCATTAGTAAATCAACGTGAAGTAAAAAGAGATACTAAGAGTTTCAATGCAGCATTAAAATCAGCACTTAGAGAAGATCCGGATTGTATTCTTGTTGGTGAGATGAGAGATTTAGAGACTATTCGTTTAGCATTAGAAGCAGCTGAGACGGGACATTTGGTTTTAGGTACTTTACATACAATGTCAGCTATTAAAACAGTTGATAGGGTTATCTCGGTATTTCCTCCAGCTGAGCAAGAGTTAGTGCGTAATATGTTAGCTGAATCTTTACAGATTGTTATTTCTCAAAGACTACTTAAGCGTAAGGGTGGAGGACGAGTAGCTAGTTATGAAGTGCTTATCTCTAACTCAGGTATTAGAAATATGATAAAAGAGAATAAGCTTTCTCAGATATATACAGCATTACAGACTGGTACTTCAAAAGGTATGTCAACAATGGAGCATAGTATAGAGAATCTACTTAAAGCTGGAACTATAACACCAGAAGAAGCAGCTAAGTATATAGTTGTTAGATAA